One part of the Sorangiineae bacterium MSr11954 genome encodes these proteins:
- a CDS encoding ATP-dependent DNA helicase, with product MVQVRDVMGPGSALSRALGGYEAREGQLRMATAVESALASEHPLFVEAGTGTGKTLAYLIPAALSGKKVVISTGTRALQDQIVGKDLPLVAQVLAPHGIRFRSAMMKGLSNYLCKRRFEELRQTDADRFVLDTDLVHIERWVPTSPTGDRVELSMLPDDSRAWYAVQSSTDTRIGKGCAYNDTCFVTQMKREAEEADLVIVNHHLFFADLALRRGLGRGPGGRRPDMASVIPAYDAVIFDEAHQLEDVATTFFGIRASSARIDALVRDAYRTLAAAGRGEARGMLDRIEHASDAFFRALVKRAGTGAAETRRPLAHADLDGPTYELFGKLLAHVDALATYADAFAREGEPIALIARRAADLKRDLTQIVEGARAAGGKRNSADDPRARFTEEGGAASRARFTEEEAHSSHAPFSDEQDPDALDEEPDDEEPPMNVAWVEARDKSVVIGSSPVHVGGTLRGALFDRVSAVVCTSATLATAGGFHFAKARLGATANAQELIVASPFDYAARAGFYVAKDLPDPSQPGFEAAAAERILELVEMTKGGAFVLATSNRAMRNLCAILRSRLREPVLLQGEAPKHLLLERFRQLGNAVLVATMSFWEGVDVPGHALRLVILDKIPFAVPTDPLVASRSAEVERQGGNPFAQYSVPAAAILLKQGFGRLLRTRKDGGVIALLDRRATTRGYGRMLLASLPPAKRLGNMDDVRAFWRELGLDLGTLV from the coding sequence ATGGTGCAGGTACGCGATGTGATGGGGCCCGGCTCGGCCCTCAGCCGGGCGCTCGGGGGCTACGAGGCCCGCGAAGGGCAGCTTCGGATGGCCACCGCCGTCGAATCGGCGCTGGCCTCCGAGCATCCGCTCTTCGTGGAGGCGGGCACCGGGACGGGCAAGACGCTCGCCTACCTCATTCCCGCCGCCCTGAGCGGAAAAAAGGTCGTCATTTCGACGGGGACCCGCGCCCTGCAGGATCAAATCGTCGGCAAGGACCTTCCGCTCGTGGCCCAAGTGCTGGCGCCGCACGGGATCCGATTTCGCTCGGCGATGATGAAGGGGTTATCGAATTACCTATGCAAGCGCCGCTTCGAGGAGCTGCGTCAGACTGACGCCGACCGCTTCGTCCTCGACACCGATCTGGTGCACATCGAGCGCTGGGTGCCCACGAGCCCCACCGGTGACCGGGTGGAGCTCTCGATGCTCCCCGACGACTCGCGCGCGTGGTACGCGGTGCAGTCGTCGACCGATACGCGCATCGGAAAAGGTTGCGCCTACAACGATACCTGTTTCGTCACCCAGATGAAGCGGGAGGCGGAGGAGGCGGATCTGGTGATCGTGAACCACCACCTCTTCTTCGCCGATCTGGCGCTCCGGCGCGGTCTCGGGCGAGGACCGGGGGGGCGGCGACCCGATATGGCCAGCGTCATCCCCGCCTACGACGCGGTGATCTTCGACGAAGCGCACCAGCTCGAGGATGTAGCCACGACATTCTTCGGCATTCGCGCGTCGAGCGCGCGCATCGACGCGCTGGTCCGCGACGCCTACCGCACCTTGGCCGCCGCCGGACGCGGCGAAGCACGCGGCATGCTCGACCGCATCGAGCACGCCTCCGACGCGTTCTTTCGGGCGCTGGTCAAACGCGCGGGCACGGGCGCCGCCGAAACCCGCCGTCCGCTCGCCCACGCGGATCTCGATGGTCCGACCTACGAGCTCTTCGGAAAGCTGCTCGCCCACGTCGACGCCCTGGCGACCTACGCCGATGCCTTCGCGCGCGAGGGCGAGCCCATCGCCCTGATTGCGCGCCGCGCGGCCGATCTCAAGCGCGATTTGACGCAAATCGTCGAAGGCGCACGCGCCGCGGGCGGCAAACGCAACTCGGCGGACGACCCGCGCGCGCGGTTCACCGAGGAGGGCGGGGCGGCCTCACGCGCGCGGTTCACCGAGGAGGAAGCGCACAGCTCCCACGCGCCGTTTTCCGACGAGCAGGACCCCGACGCCCTCGACGAAGAGCCCGACGACGAAGAACCCCCGATGAATGTCGCGTGGGTGGAGGCCCGCGACAAGTCGGTCGTGATCGGCTCGAGCCCCGTGCACGTGGGCGGAACGCTCCGCGGGGCGCTCTTCGACCGGGTCTCCGCCGTGGTGTGCACCAGCGCCACCTTGGCGACCGCCGGCGGCTTTCACTTCGCCAAGGCGCGTCTGGGGGCCACGGCAAACGCCCAGGAGCTCATCGTGGCCTCCCCGTTCGACTACGCCGCGCGCGCCGGGTTTTACGTGGCGAAGGATCTGCCGGATCCGTCCCAGCCGGGCTTCGAGGCGGCGGCGGCCGAGCGCATCCTCGAGCTGGTCGAGATGACGAAGGGCGGCGCGTTCGTGCTGGCCACCTCGAACCGCGCCATGCGCAACCTTTGTGCGATCCTCCGCAGCCGGCTGCGCGAGCCCGTGCTCCTTCAGGGCGAGGCGCCGAAGCACCTGCTCCTCGAGCGCTTTCGCCAGCTTGGAAACGCGGTGCTGGTGGCGACCATGAGCTTTTGGGAGGGGGTCGACGTGCCCGGGCATGCGCTCCGCCTCGTCATCCTCGACAAGATCCCGTTTGCCGTTCCAACCGACCCTTTGGTGGCGTCGCGCTCGGCGGAGGTCGAGCGGCAAGGGGGAAATCCGTTCGCGCAATATTCCGTTCCGGCCGCCGCCATTTTGCTCAAGCAAGGATTTGGTCGGCTCTTGCGCACGCGAAAGGATGGTGGGGTCATTGCGCTGCTCGACCGGCGTGCAACCACACGCGGTTATGGACGCATGCTCCTCGCGAGCCTGCCGCCCGCGAAACGTTTAGGAAACATGGATGACGTCCGCGCATTTTGGCGCGAGCTCGGCCTCGACCTTGGAACCCTGGTGTAG